The genomic DNA TATAAAACCTTCTTTTTAACCTCATCTTAATTTTCTATGATAAAATTAATATTCGTTGAATTTTCCTAACTAAGGAGATATCTTGATCAAGAAAATTATTGAAATATATCGCTATCGAGAGATGCTGAGAAACCTGGTATCCAAAGAGCTGCAAGCAAGGTATAAAAACTCTGTGCTGGGGTTTTTCTGGACGTTCCTAAATCCTCTTTTGATGCTTGCTGTTTATACGTTTGTCTTTTCTACTATTATGAAGTCTGATATAAAGGACTTTAGCATATTTTTGTTTATTGGACTTCTTGCCTGGAACTACATTGCTGGTTCGGTATTGCAGGGGACAGGGTGCCTGGTGGCAAACTCATCTTTACTAAAAAAGGTCTATTTTCCAAGAGAGGTTATCCCTCTTTCTATAGTGTTTGCGAATATGATCAACTATATTTTGAGCATGATAATACTTTTGGTGGCTCTGTTGATTTCAGGAATAGGCATTCATCACGATATATTGTTCTACCCTGTAATACTCCTTGTTCAGACAATATTTCTAATCCCTCTTGTGCTTATCCTTAGCGTAGTAAACGTATATTTTAGGGATCTGGAGCACACAGTAAACGTCCTTATAAACCTGTGGTTTTTTACTACGCCAATAGTATATCCAATAAGCATAGTTCCTGAACACCTGAGGATATTTTTCTACCTGAACCCTGCTACGCATATAGTAGAGGCATATCTTGCGATAATGTATTACAGGACACCTCCCAATCTTTTAGCGCTTTTCTGGATGTTTGTGGGAAGCATTATATTTTTCTGGATTGGTTTTCTTATCTTTGACCGCTTACAGAGAAGAGTGGCTGAGGAGGTATAGATGGCAGAAATTGCAGTAGAAATTAAAGGACTTTATAAAGAATTCAGGGTGTACCACGACAGGGCTATGTCTATGAAGGAAAGAATAGTCAACTGGGGCAGACATAAATACGAGAAATTCTGGGCTCTGAAGAATATAAACCTTGAGGTAAAAAAGGGAGAGTCTCTGGGGATTGTAGGCAGAAATGGCTCTGGAAAGAGCACGCTCTTAAAGGTAATAAGCGGGATATACTATCCCACAAAGGGAGAGGTAAGGGTAAACGGAAAGCTGACCACCCTTTTGGAACTGGGCGCTGGATTTCACCCTGACTTTACGGGTAGAGAAAACATATATTTTAATGCATCTATATTTGGCTTTACCAGAAAAGAGATAAACGCAAAGTTAGATGAGATTATAGCCTTTTCTGAGCTGGGAGAATTTATAGACAATCCTGTGAGAAATTACTCATCTGGCATGTATATGAGACTGGCCTTTTCTGTGGCAATTCACATAGAACCAGAAATACTCTTGCTTGACGA from Thermodesulfobium sp. 4217-1 includes the following:
- a CDS encoding ABC transporter permease, which codes for MIKKIIEIYRYREMLRNLVSKELQARYKNSVLGFFWTFLNPLLMLAVYTFVFSTIMKSDIKDFSIFLFIGLLAWNYIAGSVLQGTGCLVANSSLLKKVYFPREVIPLSIVFANMINYILSMIILLVALLISGIGIHHDILFYPVILLVQTIFLIPLVLILSVVNVYFRDLEHTVNVLINLWFFTTPIVYPISIVPEHLRIFFYLNPATHIVEAYLAIMYYRTPPNLLALFWMFVGSIIFFWIGFLIFDRLQRRVAEEV
- a CDS encoding ABC transporter ATP-binding protein — its product is MAEIAVEIKGLYKEFRVYHDRAMSMKERIVNWGRHKYEKFWALKNINLEVKKGESLGIVGRNGSGKSTLLKVISGIYYPTKGEVRVNGKLTTLLELGAGFHPDFTGRENIYFNASIFGFTRKEINAKLDEIIAFSELGEFIDNPVRNYSSGMYMRLAFSVAIHIEPEILLLDEVLAVGDSAFQEKCMSKIESFREKGVTMIFVSHASL